A genomic window from Cyanobacteria bacterium FACHB-DQ100 includes:
- the rplY gene encoding 50S ribosomal protein L25, producing MPFSIEAQKRPEGSKPNALRRDGRIPATLYGHNGVESIQLVVDAKAAGFLVRDAAPNKSVVEVSIPELSWNGKTVMREVQTHPWKGSLYHISFFAQKD from the coding sequence ATGCCGTTCTCGATCGAAGCTCAAAAACGTCCCGAAGGAAGCAAGCCGAATGCGCTGCGTCGCGATGGCAGAATTCCTGCAACTTTGTACGGTCACAATGGAGTCGAGTCCATTCAGCTCGTCGTCGATGCGAAAGCTGCGGGCTTCTTAGTCCGGGATGCTGCACCGAATAAGTCGGTTGTAGAAGTGAGCATTCCAGAATTGTCCTGGAATGGTAAGACTGTGATGCGCGAAGTACAAACCCATCCGTGGAAAGGTTCGCTCTATCACATCAGCTTCTTTGCTCAAAAAGATTAG
- a CDS encoding DUF3140 domain-containing protein, producing the protein MAQHTATQNQETLKEFQEAVNMSAKELEAWLKTEESLSVGMKSSEDAESTGHQSGRHTIKLLHKKKSDYDETDFNHMRRVVSYVHRHLAEKPKGDIEHTRWRYSLKNWGHEPLKD; encoded by the coding sequence ATGGCGCAACATACTGCCACGCAAAATCAAGAGACTCTCAAAGAGTTTCAAGAAGCGGTCAATATGTCGGCTAAAGAATTAGAAGCTTGGTTAAAAACAGAAGAATCTCTTTCGGTTGGAATGAAAAGCAGCGAAGATGCTGAATCCACTGGGCATCAATCGGGCAGACATACGATCAAACTTTTACATAAGAAAAAATCGGATTACGATGAGACTGACTTTAACCATATGCGGCGGGTGGTTAGCTATGTTCATCGACATTTAGCAGAAAAACCAAAAGGCGATATTGAACATACGCGCTGGCGCTATTCGTTAAAGAACTGGGGACATGAGCCGCTAAAAGATTAA
- a CDS encoding DUF2945 domain-containing protein, with the protein MTEKLKKGDHVEWNTSGKKTEGEIKEIITEPTDFKNHHFEASKENPEYRVESSKSGKDAIHKGEQLKKTKEKK; encoded by the coding sequence ATGACCGAGAAATTAAAAAAGGGCGACCATGTAGAGTGGAATACTTCTGGCAAAAAAACTGAAGGTGAAATCAAAGAAATTATCACCGAACCGACCGATTTTAAGAATCATCATTTTGAAGCATCAAAAGAAAATCCTGAGTATCGTGTGGAAAGTTCAAAGAGTGGAAAAGATGCCATTCATAAAGGTGAACAACTGAAGAAAACCAAGGAGAAAAAATAA
- a CDS encoding AAA family ATPase — translation MTTTTLPPIVEALLDPTIYDHPVKDTIELVQTHVSYVFLTGDYVYKLKKPVNFGFLDYSTLEKRKHFCDEELRLNQRGAAELYLGVLPVTQVGEKFILGGDGEAVDYVVKMQQFPQEALLSEMYDRGELTEQHLIDLAKVLAAFHKSAPTNDYILSFGEVSQIRQAIDENYEQTVGYIGVAQTQEQFDQTKAYTDKLFAENEALFKSRVEHQFIRECHGDVHLRNICFWNNKILLFDCIEFNEPFRFVDTMFDIAYIIMDFDARNRSDLSNLFLNAYLEQSGDWEGLQVLPLYNSRQSYVRAKVTSFLLSDPSVPESVKAESKETASRYYRLSWEYTKPKQGKLILMSGLSGSGKSTIASKLARESGAIQIRSDAVRKHLGGIGLDEKGGDSLYSAEMTQKTYDRLLNLGITLASQGYTVILDAKYDRQSLRAPVIEQAQAKGIEIEILYCEAPEEVLRDRIAQRQGDISDANLGVLAQQSFEAFTETEMPLVKTVS, via the coding sequence ATGACGACTACGACTCTTCCGCCGATTGTTGAAGCACTGCTTGATCCGACAATCTATGACCATCCGGTGAAGGATACGATCGAGCTTGTACAGACCCACGTTTCTTATGTCTTTCTCACCGGGGACTATGTTTATAAGCTGAAAAAGCCTGTGAATTTTGGCTTCTTGGACTATTCCACGCTGGAGAAACGCAAACATTTTTGTGATGAAGAGTTGCGGTTAAATCAGCGCGGCGCGGCAGAATTGTATCTAGGTGTATTGCCCGTTACGCAGGTGGGCGAGAAGTTCATTTTGGGCGGAGACGGTGAGGCTGTTGATTATGTCGTAAAGATGCAACAGTTTCCGCAGGAGGCATTGCTGAGTGAAATGTACGATCGCGGCGAACTCACCGAACAGCATTTGATTGATCTAGCAAAAGTTTTGGCAGCGTTCCACAAGTCCGCACCAACGAACGACTACATTCTGAGCTTTGGGGAAGTATCGCAGATTCGACAAGCGATCGACGAGAACTATGAACAAACCGTCGGATACATTGGTGTTGCTCAAACTCAAGAACAATTCGATCAAACAAAAGCTTACACCGATAAGCTATTTGCTGAGAATGAAGCTTTGTTTAAGAGTCGGGTTGAGCATCAATTCATTCGTGAATGTCACGGTGATGTTCACTTGAGAAATATTTGCTTCTGGAACAACAAGATTTTACTGTTCGATTGCATTGAGTTTAATGAGCCGTTCCGCTTTGTCGATACGATGTTCGACATTGCTTACATCATCATGGATTTTGATGCTCGAAATCGCTCTGATCTGAGCAATCTATTTTTGAATGCTTATCTTGAGCAATCGGGCGACTGGGAAGGCTTACAAGTTCTGCCGCTTTACAACAGCCGTCAGTCTTATGTGCGGGCAAAGGTGACATCGTTTTTGCTGAGCGATCCGAGTGTTCCGGAGTCTGTTAAGGCAGAGTCGAAAGAGACTGCAAGCCGCTACTATCGCTTGTCTTGGGAATATACCAAACCCAAACAAGGCAAGCTCATTTTGATGTCGGGACTATCGGGATCAGGCAAAAGCACGATCGCATCGAAACTGGCGCGAGAATCAGGAGCCATTCAAATTCGCTCTGATGCGGTGCGTAAACATTTAGGTGGCATTGGGTTAGATGAAAAAGGCGGTGATTCGCTTTACAGTGCTGAAATGACGCAAAAGACTTACGATCGTCTCCTGAATTTGGGCATCACTTTGGCATCTCAAGGGTACACCGTGATTCTGGATGCGAAATACGATCGTCAATCCTTACGCGCTCCGGTAATCGAGCAAGCACAAGCAAAGGGAATTGAGATCGAGATTCTTTACTGTGAAGCCCCGGAAGAGGTGTTGCGCGATCGGATTGCGCAGCGTCAAGGAGATATTTCTGATGCGAATCTCGGTGTCTTGGCTCAACAATCCTTTGAAGCATTTACTGAGACTGAGATGCCCTTGGTCAAAACAGTGAGCTAA